DNA sequence from the Streptomyces tsukubensis genome:
ACAGCGGGTGGTCGCCGAGCGCGACGCACTGTCGACGATGCTGGTGGGCGGGGTCGCGGACGGCTTCGACCTTGCCGAGATCGGCAAGATGTTCTCCCGGATCACCAAGGCCCACACCCTGCGGATGGCCGCGCTCGACCTGGCGTCCTGACGCGCTGCCCGCTGCCCCGGCCTGCCTGTAAAGCCCGGGCCGGGGACCGTCAGGAGGGGATCGCGCGGCTGCGCAGCCGCCGGCCGGTGGGGCGCAGCAGCAGCGAGAGCGTGACGGCGCCGACCAGCAGGGCCCCCACCAGCGTCCCGACCGAATGCCCGGGGCCGAGGGCGACATGGGTCACATGGGCACCGAACAGAGCGCCCAGCGGGCCGGTGAGGAAGACCGCGCGGCGCTCCGGGAGCCGGTCGGCGAAGAGGCGGACGGCCGCCCAGGACAGGGCGAGGCCGAGCAGGACTGAGCCGATCGCTTCCAGCAGCACTGCTGATCACCTCACGAGCACGGAACGGGGGGTGCGGTCACAGCCCGTACTACCCCCTGGCCCGGCAGAACAACCCTCCGTGGCCGCTCCGTACCCCTCCGGTCCAGCCCCGTCCGGGGGCCGTTCCGGGGGGCGCCGGCGGTGATTCCGTACCTCCGTGGCTCCGTACGGTCACCACCCGGATGCCGGTCCCGGCCGGGGACCGCCGGGACGCGGCAAGGGCCCGGGCGGAACGCGGAAGGGCCCCGGCGGAAAGTCCGCCGGGGCCCCTGCCGGAGCGTCGGGTCAGAGCGCGGCGCCGAAGCCCACACGCCGCGTGGCCGACTCGCCGATCTCGACGTAGGCGATCCGGTCGGCCGGCACCAGCACCCTGCGGCCCTTCTCGTCCGAGAGGCTGAGCACCTGCGCCTTGCCCGCGAGTGCCTGGCCCACAGCGTCCTCGACCTCGGCGGCGGTCTGCCCGCTCACCAGAACGATCTCCCGGGGCGCGTGCTGCACGCCGATCTTGACCTCCACGGCTATGTCCCTCCGAACGGTCAGTGCGTTGCGCGATCACCGCGCCGTACCCAGCACACATTAGCCCGGCGGTGGGCCACCTCGGCCACGCCGGAGCACGCCATCAGCGAACAGCGGCGAAGGGACCGCCCCGGGTGCCGACGCGCGGCGACGCGGAAAGCAGGCCCGCCGCAAGGTGCGGGCGGCCCGGGGCGCGTCCCCGGCGGCGGACCGGGCAGCGGCCGACGGCCGCCCGGATCAGCGCTGGGGGCCTTCGGCGCCGTCCGCGCCGTGCAGCGGGAAGCCCGCGATACCCCGCCAGGCCAGCGACGTCAGCAGCCCCACGGCCCGGTCGCGCGGAATGCCCGTCTCACTGGAGAGCCAGTAGCGGGCCACTACCTGTGCCACGCCGCCGAGCCCCACGGCCAGCAGCATCGACTCGTCCTTCGACAGATCGGTGTCCCCGGCGATGACCGCGGAGATTGCCTCCGCGGTCTGCAGCGACACCCGCTCCACACGCTCGCGCACCGCGGGCTCGTTGGTCAGATCCGACTCGAAGACCAGCCGGAAGGCACCGCCCTCGTCCTCGACGTAGGCGACGTAGGCGTCCATCGTGGCCGCCACCCGCTGCTTGTTGTCCGAGGTCGACGCCAGGGCCGTGCGCACCGCCTGGAGCAGCGCCTCGCAGTGCTGGTCCAGCAGCGCCAGATAGAGATCCAGCTTGCCGGGGAAGTGCTGGTAGAGCACCGGCTTGCTGACGCCCGCCCGCTCGGCGATGTCGTCCATCGCGGCCGCGTGGTAGCCCTGCGCCACGAAAACCTCCTGGGCGGCGCCCAGAAGTTGGTTCCTGCGGGCTCGGCGCGGCAGGCGCGTGCCCCGCGGGCGCGCTGCCTCTGTCTGCTCGATGGCTGTCACGCCGCCTCCCAAAATCGTTCCGTGCGCGGTTGTCGCCGCGCCCGCCATCGTACTTTTGGGTAACCCGCCCGTGCGCGCCGCGGACGCAGAATTTCACGGACCGGACAGCCGCGGTAGCTCCCGATTCGGGGGCAAAAGGGGGCACGCCACCGGTAGCGCCGCACCCGCGGGGCCCGCTGTCACCTGCAGTCGGCGACGGGTCACCGATAGTCGTCCTCGTCCTGGCCGGCCGCCCTGGCCTGCTCGACGGCGTCGGCCTCGTTCGCCCGGTCGCGGTCGATCCGCGGCGGATCGTCGTGCTCGGGACGGACTTCCGTACGCTGCTCGGCGGCGTCGGCCTCCGGAACCTCCTCGTCCGGCCGGTTCGCCGTACCCGCGCCACCGGACGGCGCACCGGTCCCGGCCGCGTCTTCTTCTTCGCCGCTCTCGCGGCCCTCGTACGCCGCGAAGGCTTCCGGATCGCTGGGATCGACGACAGCCATTGAGGCACCTTCTCCCCGGCTCGCTCTCCTGGCCCGTCCGCCCGTCCCGTGGTCACGGTCCGCCGTCGCGGGCGAGTGCGGTCCCCTTTCCTTCTTCTTACGAGCGTAGGAGCAGACGTTCGGAGGCGCTATGCGATCCGCCGATCCTTGTGACGCCGAACACACGTTTCGCGGTGTGATCCTCTCGTAACATTGCCGCATGTCTTCGACCGAGCTGCCCGGCGCCCGCGCACCCCTCGTGCCCGTGGTGCCCGACCTCGTCGCCGTGCGGATCGCCGAAGGGGAGGAGCTGCGCACCGTCACGCTCCCCGGCCTCGGGCTCGCCGTCCGGGCCCGGCCGCCGGCCCGCACCGGGCTGCCCCCCGCCCTCTATCTGCACGGACTGGGCGGCTCGTCCCAGAACTGGTCGGCCCTGATGCCGCTGCTGGCGGACGTCGTCGACGGCGAGGCCCTCGATCTGCCCGGCTTCGGCGCCTCACCGCCGCCCGACGACGGCAACTACTCGCTCACGGGCCATGCCCGGGCGGTGATCCGCTATCTCGACGCCGCCGAGCGCGGGCCGGTCCATCTGGTGGGGAACTCCCTCGGCGGTGCCGTGGCCACCCGGGTCGCCGCCGTCCGCCCCGATCTGGTGCGCACCCTCTCCCTGGTCTCCCCGGCCCTGCCCGAACTGCGGGTGCAGCGCAGTGCCGTACCGGCCGGGCTGCTCGGCCTGCCCGGTGTCGCCCGGCTGTTCGGCCGGATCAGCCGTGACTGGCCGGCCGAGCGGCGCACGCGCGGTGTGATGGCGCTCTGCTACGGCGATCCCGGCCGGGTCTCCGATGAGGCCTTCGGTCATGCCGTGGCCGAGATGGACCGGCGGATGAAGCTGCCCTACTTCTGGGACGCGATGGCCCGCTCGGCGCGCGGTATCGTCGATGCGTACACACTGGGCGGCCAACACGGGCTGTGGCGTCAGGCGGAGCGGGTGCTCGCCCCGACGCTGCTGGTGTACGGCGGGCGGGACAAGCTGGTCTCGTACCGGATGGCCGACAGGGCGTCCGCCGCCTTCCGGGACTCACGGCTGGTGACGCTCCCGGACGCCGGCCATGTGGCGATGATGGAGTACCCGGAGACGGTTGCGCAGGCGATCCGGGACATGATCGACGACTGCGGCAGGAGCTGATCGGGGCCCGTGGGACGACACAGCCGTAAGGGCCCCGCGCCCAAGTCCTCACCTCGTGCGGATTCCTCTCCTTCTTCTCCTTCCGGTTCCGCTGCTTTTTCCGCTCCGGCGGATGCGGGGCGTGCCTCCGAGGCCGGTCCTGACGCGGCACACGGTACGGGTGGGCGCGGTGCGCAGCCCGGGACGGACGCCGCCGCCTACGGCACGGGCAGTGGTCCCGCCGGTGCGTACGGCGCCGGGGGGCAGCCGGGGCAGCCCGATGGCGGGTACGGCCCCGGTGGCTACGGCACCGGCGGCGGTTACGGCGCGGGTCCGCAGCCCGGCGGCGGTTACGGTACGGGCGGGCAGCCCGCTCCCGGCTACCACCGGAGCGCCCACCAGCCCGGCGACTACGGCACCGGAGCACACCACTCCGCCCCCGCGGGCCCGGGCGGCTTCACCGCCCCGCAAGGACAGGCCGGACCTGCCGCACCCGTCGGCTACGGTGCCGAGCACACGGCCACCGGGTACGGCGTCCCGCAGGCCCGCGGCGGCCATCCCGAGCAGCACGAGCCCGGGGGCGGCTGGGGAGCCGGGCCCGGAACCGCCGTACCCCCGCACTCCGGGGCTCCCACCGGGCAGCTGCCGCGGCCGTCAGGTCCGCAGGCCCCGCCCGGAACCGCCGCGACCGGATCCCGGATACCGGGCCCGCGCCGGGAGTTCGTCGACGCATTCGACCCGTCCGGAGCGCCCGCGGACGGCACCGGCACGCTTCATGGAACCGAGGCGCCCGACGGTCGGCCCCGGGGCCCCCAGGCCCCCCATGACGGGACCGCCGCCCCCGCCGCCGTACCGGACCAGCGGACTCCGCTCGGCGGTACCAAGAGCCGTACCGTCACCGGTATCGCCGCCGCGGCCGTCACCACCGTGCTGGCGATCATCGTCGCCGGGCAGGTCGCCACCGAGAACGAGCGCCGCGAGGAGACCGGGACCACGGGCGACGAGCGCGCCGAAGACACCGGACCCGCCTCGCGCTCCGACAGCCGCGACACCCCGCCGCAGCCCGCCCTGCGCGATACCAAACCCCAGGCCCCCACGTACGAACAGCTGATGGCGACCCGCTTCCCCATCGACCGGGAGTTCACCGGCAGCGGCACCTTCCAGGCCGTCCCGGGCTTCGACAAGGCGCCCGGCAAGGGGAAAGTGTTCCGCTATCGGGTGGATGTCGAGAAGGGCCTGAAGATGGACGGCCTGCTCTTCGCCACCGCCGTCCAGCGGACCCTCAACGACCGGCGCAGCTGGGCCGGGAACGGCGAGAGGACCTTCGAGCGGATCTCGTCGGGCGAACCCGCTTTCGTGATCACCCTCGCCAGTCCGGGCACCACCGACGTGTGGTGCGCCAAATCCGGGCTCAACACCTCCATCGACAAGGTGAGCTGCGACTCCGCCTCGACGAGCCGGGTCATGATCAACGCCTACCGCTGGGGGCTGGGCTCGGAGACCTACGGGCCGGGCGCGATGTTCGCGTACCGGCAGATGCTCATCAACCACGAGGTCGGCCACCGGCTCGGCCACGGCCATGTGAGCTGCCGGACCGAAGGCGCCCTGGCGCCCGTGATGCAGCAGCAGACCAAGTCCCTGAACATCAATGACATCCGCTGCAGGCCCAACCCCTGGGTTCACCCGAAGGGCTGAATCCGTCCGCAGTCCCTGGGTGAAGGTGTGGCCTGTGCTTCACCATTGGTGACAGAGAGCGTTCATAGCGCGACAGAACGCTATCGCGCCAGGAAAGTTACGGGTTTTCACCCCTTCCGGTGGCGCGGCGGACAACCGTCCGCCGTACCCCCGTCGCACCGGCTTACGGTCGTTCCGCCGCGTGCCGCCGAGTTCAACGGCGGTGGTCGACAAGGGAGATCGGGGGTGCGTTCATGCGGATCGGACTGCTCACGGACGGTGGCTGTGAGGATGCGTCGGGTGGCTCGGCGGGCTGGTGCGACCGGCTCGTGCGCGGGCTCGCGCAGCACGAGTTCGATGTCTACGCGGGCCACGCCGTATGCGCCGGGGGAGCCTCCGGCGCGGATGGTGCGGGACGGTCCCCGGATCCCGGCGCCCGGTGCTCCCCTCTGCCCTGGTCCCCTTCGGGACTGCCGCCGCAGGTGCGGACGGTCCGGACCGCGCCCGCGGGGCCGGCGGCCCGCGACGGGGGTGCCGCGCTGGGCCGCCGGGGGCGCCGACGCTTCCTCGAACACTTCACGGACCTGGTGACGGCCGTCCGGGGTGCGGGTGCAGTGAACTCCGCGGCTGATCCGGCCGGTTCGGTCCGCCCCGCCGGTGCGGCGGGTGCGGCCCGGTTCGCCGAAGGGTTGTACGGGCTCGCGGCACTCGCCGCTGAACACGGCGGGCTCGCCGCCGCCCTGCGCTCCGAACCCGCCGTCCGGACAGTGGAATCCGTCTGCCGCACCCCCGGCGCACAACGGAGCGTGCACACCGCCGCCGTCACCGACTACCTGGCCTTCGCCGGGGAGTTGGAGCGGGCGCTGCGCCCCCTGTCCTTCGACTGGTACGGCGACGACGCACTCGGCTCCGTCGACCTCTGCCATGCCGTCTCCGGCGGCACCACGGCGCTGCCCGGCCTGTTGGCCAAACGCTTCTTCGGGGTTCCCCTGCTGGTCACGGAGTACGGGGTCGATCTGCGCGCCCACTATCTCGCCGGACACTGCGGAGGGCAGGGCGCCTCCACGGCAGCCGACACCTGCGGTGGGCACGGCGCATCCGCCGGACCGCTCGCGCCGGGCGCATCCGTCCCGCCCGGGGCGTCCCTTCCCCGGCTGAGTGCGCCGGTCCGCGCCCTGCTCGCGGCCTTCCGGCGGGCGCTCGCCGCCGAGGTGTACTCCCAGGCGGCCCTGATCACCCCCGGCGACGCCCGGATCCGCCGCTGGCAGCAGAAGTGCGGCGCCGATCCGGCGAAGCTGCGCACGGTCCACCCGGGGGTGGACGCCGAGCGGTACGCCGCCGTCGGCGAGGCCGCCGACCCGGGCGACCCGTACACCCTCGTCTGGGTGGGCCGGACCGGGCCCGGGAAGGATCTGGTGGGCCTGTTGCAGGCCTTCGCCGAGGTGCACCGGCGTGAACCGCGGGCCCGGCTGCGGCTGTTCGCCCGGCCCGCGGCGGGTGAGGAGGAGGCCTGCTACCTCGCCCACTGCCGGTCGCTCGCCGCCCATCTCTTCGCCGCCGGTGCCTCCGATGACCTCGACGTCCATCCCGCGGCCGCCGGTCCGGTCTCCTTCGAGCCGCTCGGATCCGACGGCGGCCGGACGACCGCCGAGGCCTGTGCGAGCGGTGCCGTCACGGTCTCCGCCAGCTCCGTCGAGGGCTTTCCGCACACCCTCGTCGAGGCGATGCTCTGCGGCCGGGCCACCGTGTCGACGGACGCGGGCGCGGTAGTCGAGGTCATCGGGGGCACCGGGCTCGTCGTACCGCCGCGCAGTCCGCGGGCCCTGGCCGATGCCTGCCTCGCGCTCCTCGGGGACCCCGCGCGGGCCGCCCGGCTCGGCGCCGCCGCGCGCTCCCGCGCGCTCGAACTCTTCACCGCCGACCGGAACACGGCCGCCTTCCGTGCGCTGTACCTGGAGGTGATCTCGCGCTCGCCGGTCCATCGCGACGCGGTCGGCGCGTACGGCGAACCGCTGCCGTTCGCCCGCCCGGCGGAGGCTCTCGTTCCGGTGGGGTGGGGCAGCAGCGCGCCCCAGGCCGGCGGGGGCTTGCCGGCGGGCCCGTCGATGGCCGGGGCGGCCGGGGGGCGCCCGTGGGCCGGGACGGTGGTCGGCGCCGGTCCGCTTTCCGGGTCCGGGTCCGGGTTCGGGTTCGGGTTCGGGTCAGGGGCGGGGGCGGAGGGTTTCGAGGGCGCGCTGTCCGGTGCGGCGGTCGGCGGAGGTGTGTGGTCCACCAGCGCGCCGACGTGGAGTTCGGTGCCCGGCCCGGCGCCGGACAGGAGCGCGTGGCCGGGTCCGGCGGTGGGTGCGAGCGCGTGGCACGGACCGGCGCCGGACGGGAGCGCGTGGCACGGACCGCTGGGCGTCGTGGTGAAGGAGGCCCGCACATGACCGCCCCCGGGACCGCGGGACGCGGCGGGACCCCGCAGACCGCCGGGAGCACCGGGCTCCGGGGAGCCTCCGGGCGCCCCGGCGAGGGAGGCCGTACCGCCGCCGTACCGCCGTCTTCCACCGGTCCCCGTTCCGCCGCGGACGCGCCGCGACCGCCGGTCAGCCACGGCGGCTGGGACGCCCGTTCCCACGCCCTGCTCGGCCCCCGCGGCGGATCCGGGCCCGCCCCCGCCGCCGTACCCGCATCGGGGAAGCCGACCGCGGCCGGGCCCCGCAGGTCCGCCGACCCCGTCAAGGCGCTGCTCCACCGCCACAAGGACCTGTGCGAACGGGCCGTCGACCCGCTGGAGATCGCCGCCGGGCTGGAAGCCCACGGCATCACCGACCGGATCGCCGCCCGCTTCCGGCACCGGGACGTCTTCTCCCTCGCCGAGGAGCTGTACGCCCGGGTCCCCGGGAACACCGCCGAACCCGCGCCCCGGCCCGGCCCGGAGAACCGTCCCGCCCGCGGCGCCGCCCTCGCACTGCTGCCCGGTACGGCCGCCGCGCTCGCCGCCACCGGCTGGACCCTCCTCGAAGGCCCCGCCCGTACGGCGGCCGCCCTCCTCGGCACGGCCGCCGTCACCACTGCCGTTCTGCTCTGTCTGCGGCAGGGCCCGCTGCGCGCCCGAGGGCGGCGGCCGGTCCGCGCCGTCCGCACCGGGGCCGTGCATACCGCGGTGCTCATCGCCTTCGCCGTCTGCGGTCCGGGGCTGACGGCCCGGCTCACCACGGGCGGCCCCGGGGACGCGGTGCTGTTCGCCCCCGGCCCGCCGGCCGCCCTGGCGGTCTCCGTCGCGCCCGCGGCCTGGTGCGCCGGACTGCTGGCAGCCGGGGCCCGGCGCACGCTGGGCGACAGCCGCAGACTCGACGACTTCGCCGCCGGAATGCGGCCGCTGCTGCTGGGCGTCGCCGGGCTCTACACCACGGCCCTGGCCGCGGTGGCCGTGGCGACCGGGCTGCTGCTGACCGACGGCAGTACCCCCACCACCGCCGTCACCCTGGGCCTGCTGCTCTTCACCGCCCGGCTGCTCGCCGTCCACGGCTTCCCGGAGGCCGCGGCCACCGGGCTCGGTGCGGCCTGTGCCGGGCAGGCACTCGCGATCCTCCTGCTGCTCGCCGGACGGCTTCCCGGACTCGGCCTCCTGGCCCGGCCGGTCGACGCGGTGACGGCGGCCTGGGGCCCGGGCGCGGTCTCCGCCCTGGCCTGCGGAGCGGCGGCGGGCGGACTGCTCGTCCACACCACCGCCGTACTGTCCCGGGCTTCGGCCCACACCTAGACGCCGACGGTTCCGGCGGACGGACGAGAACCCCCGGCAGGGGATCCGGAGCCCCCGCCCTCACCACGAGGCCCGGCCCCTCCGTACCCCTGCACCTGCCGCCCGCTGTCCCCTCCGTCCCGACCGCCTGTCCACCCCGCCGTCCGCATCCCGGACCGGGGCCACCCGCACCGCCGGGGCACCGAACCGTGCCCCGCGCGGCAGCACCCCGCACCACCCCGAACGACCGCTGTGTGCCGTACCACCGGCTCCGCCGGATCAGCCGTCGCCGCCACGGGCGCGACACCGAAGGAGAAACGCGAACATGATCCGCCAATCCCCAGCCAGGACCCGTCGTCAGGAAGGGGGCGTGCGATGAGGGTGCTGCTGCTCGGAGCCAACGGCTTCCTCGGCCGCTTCGTCGCCGACCGGCTGCTCGCCGATCCGGCCGTCCATCTGACCACCCTCGGCCGCGGCGACGACGCCGACGTGCGCTTCGACCTCGCGGGCGGCAGCCCCGGCGCCCTCACCCGCTTTCTGACCGCCGTCCACCCCGGCGTCGTCATCAACTGCGCCGGTGCCACCCGCGGCGGGGCCCGCGAACTCACCCGGCACAACACCGTCGCCGTCGCCACCGTCTGCGAGGCGCTGCGCCGCAGCGGCTGCGGGGCACGGCTGGTGCAGGTGGGCTGCTCGTCCGAGTACGGACCCTCGCAGCAGGGTTCGTCGACCGCCGAGGACGCGATCCCGCGGCCCGGCGGTCCGTACGGAGTCAGCAAACTGGCCGCGACGGAGCTGGTGCTCGGATCCGGTCTGGACGCGGTCGTCCTGCGAGTGTTCTCCCCGGTCGGGCCCGGTACCCCGGCCGGATCCCCGCTCGGGCGGCTCGCCGAGGCGATGCGGCGCGCGATGCAGTCCGGCGACGGCGAGCTGAAGCTCAGCGGGCTCGGGGTGCAGCGGGACTTCGTCGATGTCCGGGACGTGGCCCGGGCGGTCCACGCCGCCTCCCTCTCCGCCGCCCAGGGCGTGGTGAACATCGGCACCGGGCGGGCGGTACGGCTCCGGGACGCGGCGGCGGTCCTCGCCAGGGTCGCGGGGTACGCGGGTGCCCTCCATGAACTGGACACCCCGCCCGGACGGCCCGGACCCGGCGCACTCGGCGGCCCCGGCCCGCTGGGCCACGGCGGCCACTCGGGCCCGGTGAGCCACAGCAGTCACAGCAGTCATGGCGGTCATGGCGGTCATGGCGGGCCGGTGGGGCACCCCGGTCACGGAGGACACGGCCCCCTCGCCGGCCACGGCATCGGAGCGCCGCGCTCCGAATCCGTTCTCGAACAGCTCGCCGCCACCCCCGTCCCCTACCCGGACGGCTGCGGCAACTGGCAGCAGGCGGATATCCGCACCGCCCGCGATCGGCTCGGCTGGCGGCCCCGGATCAACCTGGAGGAGTCACTCGCCGATATCTGGATGGAGGCGGCATGCCGCATCTGAGCACCGGCGGCGGAGCGGCCCGGTGCACCGGACGGCGCGGGCCGGGAGCGGCCCCGGGCTTCGCGGGCGCTCCGGGAACCACGGAACTGCCGGGCTCCCGGAGCTCCTCGGGCGCCCCGGGTGCTCCGGTTGTTCCCCGTACTCCCGATGTTCCGGGTGCTCCTGATGTTCCGGGGGCTCCTGGCGCTCCGGATTCGGCGGGCTTTCCCGGTCGCCCAGGCTTCTCGGCTGTTCCGGTTGTTCCGGGTTTCTCGGGTGCCCCGAGTGTCTCGGGTGTCTCGGGTGTCCCGGGTGGCCCTGGATTCCACGGTCTCCCGGGGGCCGGGCGTGGCCGGGAGCGGTACTCCGATCCGTATCCGGGCGGCGGCACAGCGGCCGGGCCCTGGGGCCGGCTGCGGATCGGGGTGCCCGGGTACGCCCATCCACTGCTCGCCGCGGCCGAGTGGGCGGAGCTCACCCGGCCCGGCATCCCGCTGGACTGGGTCGTCCTCACGGTGGCCAACGGGCCCGGCGACCGCCCGGACCCGCACTGTCTGGCCGCTGCCGGACGGCTGGTCAACGCGGGGGTACGGGTCCTGGGCCGGGTCGATCTCGCCGGGGGCGCCCGGCCCCTCGGCGAAGTCGTCGCCGACGCCGACCGCTATGCCCAGTGGTACCGGGTCGGTGGCTTCCTGCTGGACCGCTGCCCGGCCGACCCCGCCGCTCTGGAGGCGGTACGACTGGCGGTGACGGCCGTGCGGACGGTCGCCGAAGGCGCCGGAACGCGGGCCGTGGGCGGCTGCGGACGGCGCCGGACCGGAAGCGGGGCCTGGGCCGGTCCCGGGAGTACGGGCCGGGCGGCCGGGACCGGGAACCCGGACGCGTACGTCGTCCTCGGCCACGGCAGGCATCCGCACCCCGCCTACGCGGATCTCGCCGACCAACTGGTCACCTTCTCCGGGCCCTGGGCGGACTACCGCTGGTCACAGGCGGCCCAGTGGACGGCCGACCATCCGCCGGAGCGGTTCGCCCACTTCGTCCACGGGGTGCCGCGCACCCATCTCGAAGAGGCCGCCCGGATCGCCCGCTGGCAAGGCGCGGCGACCGTCTTCTTCACCGACCGGCCGGGCGGCGACCCGGCCGGCTTCGGCACCACGCCCCCGGCAGCGGCCGGGGTCTCCGAAGCCTCCGGCGGACATTCCGGGGCATTCGAGAGCCTGCCCGGCTACTGGGACGAATTCGTCTCGCAGATCGGACCAGGTGTCTCGGAATGAGGAGGTGCGTGGCAGTGTTGACGGGAGAACAACCGTATTGACTTACCCACGCAACGGAGTCCCCGTGTCGCTGCCACCCCTGGTCGAGCCCGCCGCAGAGCTCACCGTCGACGAGGTCCGCCGGTACTCCCGCCACCTGATCATCCCCGACGTCGGGATGGACGGGCAGAAGCGGCTGAAGAACGCCAAGGTGCTCTGTGTGGGCGCGGGCGGCCTCGGTTCCCCCGCGCTGATGTACCTGGCCGCGGCCGGGGTCGGGACTCTGGGCATCGTCGAGTTCGACGAGGTCGACGAGTCGAACCTCCAGCGTCAGATCATCCACAGCCAGGCCGACATCGGCCGGTCCAAGGCCGAGTCCGCGAAGGACTCGGTCCTCGGGATCAACCCGTACGTCAACGTGGTCCTTCACCAGGAGCGGCTCGAAGCCGACAACGTGATGGACATCTTCAGCCAGTACGACCTCATCGTCGACGGCACGGACAACTTCGCCACGCGCTACCTCGTCAACGACGCCTGTGTGCTGCTCGGCAAGCCGTACGTCTGGGGCTCCATCTACCGCTTCGACGGCCAGGCCTCCGTCTTCTGGTCCGAGTACGGCCCCTGCTACCGCTGCCTCTACCCCGAGCCCCCGCCGCCGGGCATGGTCCCGAGCTGCGCCGAGGGCGGGGTGCTCGGAGTGCTCTGCGCCTCCATCGGCTCCATCCAGGTCACCGAGGCCATCAAGGTCCTCGCCGGTGTCGGGGAGCCGCTCGTCGGCCGGCTGATGATCTACGACGCCCTGGAGATGCAGTACCGCCAGGTCAAGATCCGCAAGGACCCGAACTGCGCGGTCTGCAGCGACAACCCCACCGTCACCGAGCTGATCGACTACGAGGCCTTCTGCGGCGTCGTATCCGAGGAGGCCCAGGAGGCGGCCGCCGGTTCGACCATCACTCCCAAGCAGCTCAAGGAGTGGATCGACGAGGGCGAGAACATCGAGATCATCGACGTCCGCGAGGTCAACGAGTACGAGATCGTCTCGATTCCGGGCGCCAAGCTGATCCCCAAGAACGAGTTCCTGATGGGCACCGCGCTCGAAGGACTGCCCCAGGACAAGAAGATCGTCTTGCACTGCAAGACGGGTGTCCGCAGTGCGGAAGTGCTGGCGGTCCTCAAGTCGGCGGGATTCGCGGACGCCGTCCATGTCGGTGGCGGTGTCATCGGCTGGGTGCACCAGATCGAACCCCACAAGCCGGTCTACTGACCGGTCCGCGGATGCTCCGCCGGACCGGCGGAGCAGCGCGAACGAGTGTGACCGGGCCCCCGGGGCGCGTCGGCCGACGCGACCCGGGGGCCCGCTCCGTATCGGGGCCGGGCCGGGGCGGCCGGGCCGTCAGGAGGAGCAGACCGTTCCGCTCCGGGGGACCGCGCCCTTCAGCAGATAGTCGTCCACGACCCGGGTCGCGCACTTCGAGAAGCCGTACGAGCCGTGGTTCTCGCCCTTGCTGGTGACCAGCACGCCGACCCCGGTGCCCAGGCCGTCCGCCATCTTCTTCGCGCCCTCCACCGGCGTCGCCGGGTCGCCCGTGGTGCCCACGACCAGGATCGGCGCCGCGCCCTTCGCCGACACCGGCGGCTTCTCCCATGCCCCGTCGACCGGCCAGCCGGCGCACCAGCCCGCGACGTCCCAGGCGAGATACGGGCCGAAGGCCGGGGAGACCGCGGTGAAGTCGGCCAGATGGCGCGAGGTCACGTCCGCGGCCGTCGGCCGGGAAGCGGAATCGGCGCACGATATCGCGCGCTGGGCATGGTCCTGGGTCGAGTAACGGCCCTTCTCGTCCCGGCCGGTGTACATATCGGCGAGGGCGAGGAGTTCGGTGCCGTCACCCTTCTCGGCCGCCTTCAGGGCATCCGTGAGATAGGGCCAGTACTGCTCCGAGTAGAGCGACTGGATGAT
Encoded proteins:
- a CDS encoding DUF3107 domain-containing protein; translation: MEVKIGVQHAPREIVLVSGQTAAEVEDAVGQALAGKAQVLSLSDEKGRRVLVPADRIAYVEIGESATRRVGFGAAL
- a CDS encoding TetR/AcrR family transcriptional regulator; this translates as MTAIEQTEAARPRGTRLPRRARRNQLLGAAQEVFVAQGYHAAAMDDIAERAGVSKPVLYQHFPGKLDLYLALLDQHCEALLQAVRTALASTSDNKQRVAATMDAYVAYVEDEGGAFRLVFESDLTNEPAVRERVERVSLQTAEAISAVIAGDTDLSKDESMLLAVGLGGVAQVVARYWLSSETGIPRDRAVGLLTSLAWRGIAGFPLHGADGAEGPQR
- a CDS encoding alpha/beta fold hydrolase, whose product is MSSTELPGARAPLVPVVPDLVAVRIAEGEELRTVTLPGLGLAVRARPPARTGLPPALYLHGLGGSSQNWSALMPLLADVVDGEALDLPGFGASPPPDDGNYSLTGHARAVIRYLDAAERGPVHLVGNSLGGAVATRVAAVRPDLVRTLSLVSPALPELRVQRSAVPAGLLGLPGVARLFGRISRDWPAERRTRGVMALCYGDPGRVSDEAFGHAVAEMDRRMKLPYFWDAMARSARGIVDAYTLGGQHGLWRQAERVLAPTLLVYGGRDKLVSYRMADRASAAFRDSRLVTLPDAGHVAMMEYPETVAQAIRDMIDDCGRS
- a CDS encoding DUF3152 domain-containing protein, with translation MGRHSRKGPAPKSSPRADSSPSSPSGSAAFSAPADAGRASEAGPDAAHGTGGRGAQPGTDAAAYGTGSGPAGAYGAGGQPGQPDGGYGPGGYGTGGGYGAGPQPGGGYGTGGQPAPGYHRSAHQPGDYGTGAHHSAPAGPGGFTAPQGQAGPAAPVGYGAEHTATGYGVPQARGGHPEQHEPGGGWGAGPGTAVPPHSGAPTGQLPRPSGPQAPPGTAATGSRIPGPRREFVDAFDPSGAPADGTGTLHGTEAPDGRPRGPQAPHDGTAAPAAVPDQRTPLGGTKSRTVTGIAAAAVTTVLAIIVAGQVATENERREETGTTGDERAEDTGPASRSDSRDTPPQPALRDTKPQAPTYEQLMATRFPIDREFTGSGTFQAVPGFDKAPGKGKVFRYRVDVEKGLKMDGLLFATAVQRTLNDRRSWAGNGERTFERISSGEPAFVITLASPGTTDVWCAKSGLNTSIDKVSCDSASTSRVMINAYRWGLGSETYGPGAMFAYRQMLINHEVGHRLGHGHVSCRTEGALAPVMQQQTKSLNINDIRCRPNPWVHPKG
- a CDS encoding glycosyltransferase; this translates as MRIGLLTDGGCEDASGGSAGWCDRLVRGLAQHEFDVYAGHAVCAGGASGADGAGRSPDPGARCSPLPWSPSGLPPQVRTVRTAPAGPAARDGGAALGRRGRRRFLEHFTDLVTAVRGAGAVNSAADPAGSVRPAGAAGAARFAEGLYGLAALAAEHGGLAAALRSEPAVRTVESVCRTPGAQRSVHTAAVTDYLAFAGELERALRPLSFDWYGDDALGSVDLCHAVSGGTTALPGLLAKRFFGVPLLVTEYGVDLRAHYLAGHCGGQGASTAADTCGGHGASAGPLAPGASVPPGASLPRLSAPVRALLAAFRRALAAEVYSQAALITPGDARIRRWQQKCGADPAKLRTVHPGVDAERYAAVGEAADPGDPYTLVWVGRTGPGKDLVGLLQAFAEVHRREPRARLRLFARPAAGEEEACYLAHCRSLAAHLFAAGASDDLDVHPAAAGPVSFEPLGSDGGRTTAEACASGAVTVSASSVEGFPHTLVEAMLCGRATVSTDAGAVVEVIGGTGLVVPPRSPRALADACLALLGDPARAARLGAAARSRALELFTADRNTAAFRALYLEVISRSPVHRDAVGAYGEPLPFARPAEALVPVGWGSSAPQAGGGLPAGPSMAGAAGGRPWAGTVVGAGPLSGSGSGFGFGFGSGAGAEGFEGALSGAAVGGGVWSTSAPTWSSVPGPAPDRSAWPGPAVGASAWHGPAPDGSAWHGPLGVVVKEART
- a CDS encoding spherulation-specific family 4 protein; the protein is MPGYAHPLLAAAEWAELTRPGIPLDWVVLTVANGPGDRPDPHCLAAAGRLVNAGVRVLGRVDLAGGARPLGEVVADADRYAQWYRVGGFLLDRCPADPAALEAVRLAVTAVRTVAEGAGTRAVGGCGRRRTGSGAWAGPGSTGRAAGTGNPDAYVVLGHGRHPHPAYADLADQLVTFSGPWADYRWSQAAQWTADHPPERFAHFVHGVPRTHLEEAARIARWQGAATVFFTDRPGGDPAGFGTTPPAAAGVSEASGGHSGAFESLPGYWDEFVSQIGPGVSE